In Streptomyces sp. NBC_00483, a single window of DNA contains:
- a CDS encoding MFS transporter produces the protein MAFGPLVPGAGIAEAFRVTETQTPPKAQDGARQRRRRPHRAWAVAAVTFVTIVGAAAFASLPGLLIEPLHDPDTGFGWSRGTIGFAVSVNLALYGVTAPFAAALMDRYGIRKVVAVALTVISVGSLLTVWMTAAWQLVMYWGVLVGLGSGSMALAFAATVTNRWFVARRGLVTGVLTAAGASGQLVFLPLLSWIVDRHGWRPAAVTVALSALAVVPLVWLLLRDHPADAGVEPYGAKEFVPKPAPVRGAGKRAVSVLVKAARTGPFWLLAGTFAICGASTNGLVKTHFVPAAHDHHMPITTAASLLAVIGVFDVVGTVASGWFTDRIEARRLLAVYYALRGISLLFLPMLLAPEVRPPMLFFIVFYGLDWVATVPPTIALCREHYGEDSAIVFGWVLASHQVGAAVVAFLGGVARDVFGSYDVVWYASGALCAAAALMSLIIRRGRADTAPATPDPSAASVA, from the coding sequence ATGGCATTCGGGCCACTCGTTCCGGGTGCGGGGATCGCCGAAGCTTTTCGGGTGACCGAGACGCAGACACCACCGAAGGCTCAGGACGGCGCCCGGCAGAGACGTCGCCGGCCCCACCGTGCCTGGGCCGTAGCCGCCGTGACCTTCGTGACCATCGTCGGCGCCGCCGCCTTCGCCTCCCTGCCCGGGCTGCTCATCGAGCCGCTGCACGATCCCGACACGGGGTTCGGCTGGTCGCGCGGCACCATCGGATTCGCCGTGTCCGTGAATCTCGCGCTGTACGGGGTCACGGCCCCGTTCGCCGCCGCGCTCATGGACCGGTACGGGATACGGAAGGTGGTGGCGGTCGCGCTGACCGTCATCTCCGTCGGGTCGCTGCTCACCGTATGGATGACCGCTGCGTGGCAACTGGTCATGTACTGGGGTGTGTTGGTGGGGCTCGGGAGCGGGTCGATGGCGCTCGCCTTCGCCGCGACCGTCACCAACCGCTGGTTCGTCGCGCGGCGCGGGCTTGTCACCGGCGTGCTGACCGCGGCCGGGGCCTCCGGGCAGCTGGTCTTCCTGCCGCTGCTGTCCTGGATCGTCGACCGGCACGGCTGGCGGCCCGCCGCCGTGACCGTGGCGCTGTCGGCGCTCGCCGTGGTCCCACTGGTGTGGCTGCTGCTGCGCGACCACCCCGCCGACGCCGGTGTGGAGCCGTACGGAGCAAAGGAGTTCGTGCCGAAGCCCGCGCCCGTCCGGGGAGCGGGGAAGCGGGCCGTGTCCGTCCTCGTGAAGGCCGCCCGCACCGGGCCCTTCTGGCTGCTCGCCGGGACCTTCGCGATCTGCGGCGCCTCGACGAACGGCCTGGTCAAGACGCACTTCGTGCCCGCGGCCCACGACCACCACATGCCCATCACCACGGCCGCCTCGCTGCTCGCGGTCATCGGTGTCTTCGACGTCGTCGGGACGGTCGCCTCGGGCTGGTTCACCGACCGGATCGAGGCGCGCCGGCTGCTCGCCGTGTACTACGCGCTGCGCGGGATCTCGCTGCTGTTCCTGCCGATGCTGCTCGCGCCCGAGGTCAGGCCGCCGATGCTGTTCTTCATCGTCTTCTACGGTCTGGACTGGGTCGCCACGGTGCCGCCGACGATCGCGTTGTGCCGCGAGCACTACGGCGAGGACAGCGCGATCGTGTTCGGCTGGGTGCTCGCCTCGCACCAGGTGGGGGCCGCGGTCGTGGCCTTCCTGGGTGGAGTGGCGCGGGATGTCTTCGGCTCGTACGACGTGGTCTGGTACGCCTCGGGCGCGCTGTGCGCGGCGGCGGCGCTGATGTCGCTGATCATCCGGCGGGGCCGCGCGGACACCGCTCCGGCCACCCCCGACCCGTCAGCCGCGTCAGTCGCGTAG
- a CDS encoding GlxA family transcriptional regulator, which translates to MGPTRGTGRTRRTRRHTPHRIAVLALDGLIPFEFGIPQRIFGRARDATGARLYEVVTCAVREPGRVQTDADYAIHVEHGPDALATADTVIVPASYEMGPVYEEGRLTPELEAALAWIRPGTRMVSICTGSYVLAAAGLLDGRPATTHWADADHFQRLFPHIKVDPNVLFIDDGDVLSSAGVAAGIDLCLHLVRRDHGAAVANDVARRTVVPPHRDGGQAQYIERPLPEPQLASTARARAWALDHLHEPLQLRDLADRESLSVRTFTRRFREEVGVSPGQWLTGQRVERARHLLETSGLSIDEVARRSGFGTAQSMRQHLHSTLGVTPTAYRRTFRAGSVGSESVA; encoded by the coding sequence ATGGGACCCACGCGAGGCACCGGACGTACCCGACGGACCCGACGGCACACCCCGCACCGCATCGCGGTGCTCGCGCTCGACGGCCTCATCCCCTTCGAGTTCGGCATCCCCCAGCGCATCTTCGGCCGCGCCCGTGACGCCACGGGAGCGCGCCTGTACGAGGTGGTGACCTGCGCGGTCCGCGAGCCGGGGAGGGTGCAGACCGACGCCGACTATGCGATCCACGTGGAGCACGGCCCGGATGCCCTTGCCACCGCGGACACGGTCATCGTCCCGGCCTCGTACGAGATGGGTCCCGTCTACGAAGAGGGCCGTCTCACACCGGAGTTGGAGGCGGCGCTGGCGTGGATCCGCCCCGGGACCCGCATGGTCTCGATCTGCACCGGCAGCTACGTTCTCGCCGCGGCGGGCCTGCTCGACGGCCGGCCCGCCACCACGCACTGGGCGGACGCCGACCACTTCCAGCGCCTCTTCCCGCACATCAAGGTCGACCCCAACGTGCTGTTCATCGACGACGGCGACGTGCTCTCGTCGGCGGGCGTCGCCGCGGGCATCGACCTGTGCCTGCACCTCGTACGGCGCGACCACGGTGCCGCAGTCGCCAACGACGTGGCCCGCCGCACCGTCGTACCGCCGCACCGGGACGGCGGCCAGGCCCAGTACATCGAACGCCCGCTCCCTGAGCCCCAGTTGGCGTCCACCGCGCGCGCCCGCGCGTGGGCCCTCGACCACCTCCACGAGCCGCTCCAGCTCCGCGACCTGGCCGACCGCGAATCCCTTTCCGTACGCACCTTCACCCGCCGCTTCCGGGAGGAGGTGGGCGTCAGCCCCGGCCAGTGGCTCACCGGCCAGCGCGTGGAACGCGCCCGCCACCTCCTGGAGACCTCCGGCCTCTCCATCGACGAGGTGGCCCGCCGCTCGGGCTTCGGCACGGCCCAGTCCATGCGCCAGCACCTGCATTCCACACTGGGGGTCACGCCCACGGCGTATCGGAGGACGTTCCGGGCGGGGAGTGTGGGGAGCGAGAGTGTGGCGTGA
- a CDS encoding enoyl-CoA hydratase/isomerase family protein produces MTQPSPAEPEQPTQPTQATQPEKSLDSLVLHATDNGVSWITLNRPEAMNAVTWDQRERVISLLAEASADPDVRAVVITATGKGFCAGADLRGGGADAGERVTGDVARMIRLGAQRLITAVQDCEKPVIAAVNGTAAGIGAHLALACDLVLAAESARFIEVFVRRGLVPDGGGAYLLPRLIGPQRAKELMFFGDALPAADAERLGLVNRVVPDGELPKVAREWAERLAAGPTRALAMTKALVNASLDSDRSTALAAEATAQELNMGTHDANEGVASFVERRRPEFRGR; encoded by the coding sequence ATGACCCAGCCCTCCCCCGCAGAACCTGAACAACCAACGCAACCAACACAAGCCACGCAACCCGAAAAGTCCCTGGACTCATTGGTACTGCACGCCACTGACAACGGCGTCTCGTGGATCACCCTCAACCGGCCCGAGGCCATGAACGCCGTCACCTGGGACCAGCGGGAACGCGTCATCTCGCTGCTCGCCGAGGCCTCCGCGGACCCGGACGTACGGGCCGTCGTGATCACCGCGACGGGCAAGGGCTTCTGCGCCGGGGCCGACCTGCGGGGCGGGGGCGCGGACGCCGGGGAGCGGGTGACGGGCGACGTGGCCCGCATGATCCGCCTCGGCGCGCAGCGCCTGATCACCGCCGTCCAGGACTGCGAGAAGCCGGTGATCGCGGCGGTGAACGGCACGGCGGCGGGCATCGGGGCGCACCTCGCACTGGCCTGCGACCTGGTCCTGGCGGCCGAGTCGGCGCGGTTCATCGAGGTGTTCGTCCGCCGCGGCCTCGTCCCGGACGGGGGCGGCGCCTACCTCCTCCCCCGCCTGATCGGCCCGCAGCGCGCCAAGGAGCTGATGTTCTTCGGCGACGCGCTGCCCGCCGCCGACGCGGAGCGGCTCGGCCTGGTCAACCGGGTCGTACCGGACGGCGAGTTGCCGAAGGTGGCGAGGGAGTGGGCGGAACGCCTCGCGGCGGGCCCCACGCGTGCGCTCGCCATGACCAAGGCACTGGTCAACGCCTCCCTCGACTCGGACCGCTCCACGGCCCTCGCGGCGGAGGCCACGGCCCAGGAACTCAACATGGGCACGCACGACGCGAACGAGGGCGTCGCGAGCTTCGTGGAGCGCCGGCGGCCCGAGTTCAGGGGCCGCTGA